One window of Cohnella hashimotonis genomic DNA carries:
- a CDS encoding GNAT family N-acetyltransferase → MTTIRTEKKEDIDAVRQIHLAAFGGREDESRLADRIRESAGFVPELSLVAETSGRIEGHMLISKAELVDGQDVEDTLVLAPIGVLPEAQGRGIGSELIREGIRRAGQLGYKLIFLIGHPSYYPQFGFKPAVDSGLVLMQFDVPDDVFMVLELTEGELVRLAATRKEKYGELKYPQTFFA, encoded by the coding sequence ATGACGACAATTCGTACGGAAAAGAAAGAGGATATCGATGCGGTCAGGCAGATTCATCTGGCCGCCTTCGGCGGACGGGAGGACGAGAGCCGGCTCGCGGATCGGATTCGCGAATCGGCCGGCTTCGTGCCAGAGCTGTCGCTCGTTGCTGAGACATCGGGCCGGATCGAAGGGCATATGTTGATCAGCAAAGCGGAGCTCGTGGACGGCCAAGACGTGGAGGACACGCTCGTGCTGGCGCCGATCGGCGTACTGCCTGAAGCACAAGGCCGCGGAATCGGGAGCGAGCTGATCAGGGAGGGCATCCGCAGGGCGGGGCAGCTGGGCTACAAGCTGATTTTTCTCATCGGCCATCCGTCCTACTACCCGCAATTCGGCTTCAAGCCTGCCGTGGACAGCGGGCTCGTTCTGATGCAGTTCGACGTGCCGGACGACGTGTTCATGGTGCTGGAACTGACGGAAGGGGAGCTGGTACGCCTCGCGGCGACGCGTAAGGAGAAATACGGGGAGCTGAAGTATCCCCAGACGTTTTTTGCCTAG
- a CDS encoding undecaprenyl-diphosphate phosphatase, with translation MSFLEILKGIIIGIVEGVTEFAPVSSTGHMIIVDDLWLKTEDFLGSDAAVAFKVVIQLGSILAVVVLFWRRFMDLLGLRKLKGKDARIEAEHEGTGEWSGSGSGRLKLMQVIVGLIPAGILGFLFDDMIEKHLFSTETVLVGLVLGAILMIGADRLAPKQPKVNTVDQITYKQAFTIGLIQCFSLWPGFSRSGSTISGGVLLGLSHRAAADFTFIMAVPIMAGASLITLLKNYQYITADMLPFYIAGFVAAFLVALVAIRFFLNLINRIKLVPFAIYRIVLAVVLALVIWL, from the coding sequence ATGTCATTCCTGGAAATTCTAAAAGGCATCATAATCGGCATCGTCGAAGGCGTCACGGAGTTCGCGCCCGTCTCCTCTACCGGTCATATGATCATCGTCGACGATTTGTGGCTCAAGACGGAGGACTTCCTCGGATCGGACGCGGCAGTCGCGTTCAAGGTCGTCATCCAGCTCGGCTCGATCTTGGCGGTCGTCGTACTGTTCTGGCGGCGGTTCATGGACCTGCTCGGTCTTAGAAAGCTCAAGGGCAAGGATGCGCGAATCGAAGCGGAGCACGAGGGCACGGGTGAATGGAGCGGTTCCGGCAGCGGACGGCTCAAGCTGATGCAGGTCATCGTCGGGCTCATCCCGGCGGGTATTCTTGGCTTCTTGTTCGACGATATGATCGAGAAGCACCTCTTCTCCACGGAAACGGTGCTCGTCGGCCTCGTGCTGGGCGCCATCCTCATGATCGGCGCGGACCGATTGGCGCCGAAGCAGCCGAAGGTGAACACGGTGGACCAGATTACATACAAGCAGGCGTTTACGATCGGCCTGATTCAGTGCTTCTCGCTGTGGCCGGGCTTCTCGCGGTCCGGCTCGACGATCTCCGGAGGCGTCTTGCTCGGTCTTAGCCACCGTGCGGCGGCGGACTTTACCTTTATCATGGCCGTGCCTATTATGGCCGGTGCGAGCCTTATCACGCTGCTTAAGAACTACCAGTACATTACGGCTGACATGCTGCCGTTTTACATTGCGGGCTTTGTCGCTGCGTTCCTGGTCGCGCTGGTGGCTATCCGGTTCTTCCTTAACCTGATCAACCGGATCAAGCTTGTGCCGTTCGCCATCTACCGCATCGTGCTGGCCGTCGTGCTGGCGCTGGTGATCTGGCTGTAA
- a CDS encoding DEAD/DEAH box helicase: MAEFGPLGVAARASELLHSLGIKQPTPVQAQTIPVALTGKDVISQAQTGTGKTLAFVLPMLERIKLEVPYLQGLIVTPTRELAIQITAEIKKLLPAYEGVRVLAVYGGQDVEAQLHKLEGNMHMIVATPGRLLDHMRRETVRLSNVRMMVLDEADQMLHMGFLGEVEEIMAKTPKDRQTMLFSATMPDKIRNLAGRYLRDPQEVTVKAKQVTVKDTAQLVIETTDRAKQAALVAMIEETQPYLGMVFCRTKRRASTLNEALQGMGYSSDELHGDLSQAKREQVMRKFREAKLQILVATDIAARGLDVEGVTHVYNYDVPQDAESYIHRIGRTGRAGETGMAITFVAPKDRGDLGVIEDGIGMFIERRKIGAAGGSVAAEGSAATVKTRTPGAFGKRAGATGAGARGGATRGAGGGRRGESRGDDRGARGEGRAAVRGGVVRGARGDSATALGGRSAERGLRGSAANAGAGRGKGVPARGGRDAGAGGGAGEERAAKWWEQGEYFAPAPEERAAEPQAQRRRPGAGGPGNGRREAGAGRPQAAPGRGPRSGGSSAGEGRYAGASALGGRAERGVKAYGAPTERPKRGGERAAAGRGERSYGAGPSGGAGGFARGSERPSGGRSGGRPQAGGSRDGGRKPSSGGRGGFGGAPGGGAGRGKAPSRSPKGRK; the protein is encoded by the coding sequence GTGGCAGAGTTTGGACCATTGGGTGTGGCGGCGCGCGCATCCGAATTATTGCATAGCTTGGGCATCAAGCAGCCGACGCCAGTACAGGCGCAGACGATCCCGGTTGCCTTGACGGGCAAGGACGTCATCAGCCAGGCGCAGACGGGTACGGGGAAAACGCTTGCGTTCGTGCTGCCCATGCTGGAGCGGATCAAGCTGGAGGTGCCGTATCTGCAAGGCTTGATCGTGACGCCGACGCGCGAGCTCGCGATCCAGATTACGGCGGAGATCAAGAAGCTGCTGCCCGCCTATGAAGGCGTGCGCGTGCTGGCGGTCTACGGCGGCCAAGACGTCGAGGCGCAGCTGCACAAGCTGGAAGGCAACATGCACATGATCGTGGCGACGCCGGGCCGGCTGCTCGATCATATGCGGCGCGAGACGGTCAGGCTGTCCAACGTACGCATGATGGTGCTCGACGAAGCGGACCAGATGCTGCATATGGGCTTCCTCGGCGAGGTCGAGGAGATTATGGCCAAGACGCCGAAGGACAGGCAGACGATGCTTTTCTCGGCGACGATGCCGGACAAGATCCGGAATCTGGCCGGCCGCTATCTGCGGGACCCGCAGGAAGTGACGGTCAAAGCGAAGCAGGTAACGGTCAAGGATACGGCGCAGCTCGTTATCGAGACGACCGACCGGGCCAAGCAAGCTGCGCTGGTGGCGATGATCGAGGAAACGCAGCCGTATCTCGGCATGGTCTTCTGTCGCACGAAGCGGCGCGCGAGCACGCTTAACGAAGCGCTGCAGGGGATGGGCTACAGCAGCGACGAGCTGCACGGGGACTTGTCGCAGGCCAAGCGGGAGCAGGTCATGCGAAAATTTCGCGAGGCGAAGCTGCAGATTCTGGTGGCGACGGACATCGCGGCGCGCGGGCTTGACGTCGAAGGCGTGACGCACGTGTACAACTACGACGTGCCGCAGGACGCGGAGAGCTACATCCACCGCATCGGCCGGACAGGCCGGGCAGGAGAGACGGGCATGGCGATTACGTTCGTGGCGCCCAAGGACCGCGGCGACCTCGGCGTGATCGAGGACGGCATCGGTATGTTCATCGAGCGGCGCAAAATCGGCGCGGCCGGCGGCAGCGTGGCGGCCGAAGGCTCGGCGGCGACGGTGAAGACGCGCACGCCGGGCGCATTCGGCAAGCGCGCGGGTGCCACGGGCGCCGGCGCGCGCGGCGGCGCGACGCGCGGTGCCGGAGGCGGACGGCGCGGCGAGAGCCGCGGAGACGATCGCGGCGCGCGTGGCGAAGGCCGCGCCGCGGTACGCGGCGGCGTCGTGCGCGGAGCGCGCGGCGATAGCGCTACGGCGCTTGGCGGGCGCAGCGCGGAGCGGGGCCTGCGCGGCAGCGCGGCGAACGCAGGCGCCGGCCGCGGCAAGGGCGTGCCTGCGCGCGGCGGACGCGACGCAGGTGCTGGCGGCGGCGCAGGCGAGGAGCGCGCCGCCAAGTGGTGGGAGCAGGGCGAATACTTCGCCCCGGCTCCCGAAGAGCGCGCGGCGGAGCCGCAGGCTCAGCGCCGCAGGCCGGGCGCGGGCGGCCCGGGCAACGGCCGCCGCGAAGCCGGTGCCGGCAGGCCGCAGGCGGCGCCGGGCCGCGGGCCGCGCAGCGGCGGCAGCAGCGCGGGCGAAGGCCGCTACGCCGGCGCATCGGCACTGGGCGGCCGGGCCGAGCGCGGCGTCAAGGCGTACGGTGCGCCGACCGAGCGGCCTAAGCGCGGCGGCGAACGCGCAGCAGCGGGCCGCGGCGAGCGCAGCTACGGCGCCGGCCCTAGCGGCGGAGCCGGCGGCTTTGCCCGCGGCAGCGAGCGGCCGTCCGGCGGACGCAGCGGCGGCAGGCCGCAGGCTGGCGGCTCGCGGGACGGCGGACGCAAGCCGTCCTCCGGCGGACGGGGCGGTTTCGGCGGCGCTCCCGGTGGCGGCGCGGGTCGTGGCAAAGCGCCTTCGCGCTCGCCTAAAGGCCGCAAATAA
- a CDS encoding SDR family oxidoreductase: protein MNHKNKHARKTALVVGANGVIGRNLIDYLATLPEWDIVGVSRRGGENNDRIRYVAADLLDEADTREKLGGLKDITHIFYAAYQDRPTWAELVQPNLAMLVHTVDAVEPIAPGLRHISLMQGYKVYGAHLGPFKTPARETDAGHMPPEFNVDQQQFLERRQPGSTWTWSALRPSVVAGYATGNPMNLAMVIAIYAAISKELGLPLRFPGKPGAYNSLLEMTDAGLLARATVWAATDPRCANQAFNIANGDLFRWSELWPKIAANFGLESAPPLQMSLETVMADKAPLWDGMVKKYGLAPNSYDEVSSWRFGDFVFSWDYDFFADGTKARRFGFHEFIDTEEMFMGIFEDLRLRKVIP, encoded by the coding sequence ATGAATCACAAGAATAAACACGCCCGCAAAACGGCCCTGGTGGTCGGCGCGAACGGCGTTATCGGACGAAATCTGATCGATTATCTGGCGACGCTGCCCGAATGGGACATCGTCGGCGTATCGAGGCGCGGAGGTGAAAATAACGATCGCATCCGATACGTGGCGGCGGATCTGTTGGACGAGGCGGATACCCGCGAAAAGCTGGGCGGACTTAAGGATATTACGCATATTTTTTATGCGGCTTATCAGGACCGTCCGACCTGGGCCGAGCTTGTCCAGCCGAATCTGGCGATGCTCGTCCATACGGTCGATGCCGTCGAGCCGATCGCGCCGGGTCTTCGGCATATCAGCCTGATGCAGGGTTACAAGGTCTACGGCGCGCACCTTGGACCATTCAAGACGCCCGCCCGCGAGACGGATGCCGGGCACATGCCGCCGGAGTTCAACGTCGACCAGCAGCAGTTTCTCGAGCGGCGGCAGCCTGGCTCTACGTGGACGTGGTCCGCGCTGCGGCCATCCGTCGTGGCCGGCTATGCGACCGGCAACCCGATGAACCTGGCGATGGTCATCGCGATCTATGCCGCCATATCCAAGGAGCTGGGGCTACCCCTTCGCTTTCCGGGCAAGCCGGGCGCGTACAACAGCCTGCTGGAGATGACCGACGCCGGTCTGCTCGCCAGGGCGACGGTATGGGCGGCGACCGATCCGCGCTGTGCGAACCAGGCTTTTAACATCGCGAACGGCGACCTGTTTCGCTGGAGCGAGTTATGGCCGAAAATTGCGGCAAACTTCGGGCTCGAGAGCGCGCCTCCGCTTCAGATGTCCCTTGAGACCGTAATGGCGGACAAGGCGCCGCTGTGGGACGGGATGGTCAAGAAATATGGCCTCGCGCCCAATAGCTACGATGAGGTTTCTTCCTGGCGGTTCGGGGATTTCGTCTTTTCGTGGGATTACGATTTCTTCGCCGACGGCACCAAGGCGCGCCGCTTCGGATTCCATGAATTCATCGATACTGAAGAGATGTTCATGGGGATCTTCGAGGACCTGCGCCTGCGCAAGGTCATCCCCTGA
- a CDS encoding winged helix-turn-helix transcriptional regulator — MQEQPIRVYNTAVEATLEVIGGKWKPVILFYLTFGKRRNGELMRLIPSITQKVLSQQLSELAADGVVSRIVYNEMPPKVEYELTPYGRSLRELLHLMCKWGDAHIERSYGERGRVLFEPPQDAD; from the coding sequence GTGCAAGAGCAGCCCATAAGAGTTTATAACACCGCCGTCGAGGCGACCCTCGAAGTCATCGGCGGCAAGTGGAAGCCGGTCATCCTCTTCTACCTTACTTTCGGCAAGCGACGCAATGGCGAATTGATGCGGCTTATCCCTTCGATTACACAAAAGGTTTTATCGCAGCAGCTGTCCGAGCTGGCGGCAGACGGCGTTGTGTCGCGCATCGTCTACAACGAGATGCCGCCCAAGGTTGAATACGAGCTGACGCCTTACGGCCGGAGCTTGAGAGAATTACTTCACCTCATGTGCAAATGGGGCGACGCGCATATCGAACGGTCCTACGGGGAACGTGGACGCGTGTTGTTCGAGCCGCCGCAGGACGCCGATTGA
- a CDS encoding DUF5658 family protein yields MMLIARSSVRNRYLLLVLSVFDALATDCGIRLQLIQEANPIAKALYESNVVLFYGYKTLLPLLLLFLLHRDRAPDRSIVRLGTTFATALYAAVAIYHVIWIAVAAAAHLP; encoded by the coding sequence ATGATGCTGATAGCCCGCAGCAGCGTGCGGAACCGGTATCTGCTCTTGGTTCTGTCCGTATTCGATGCGCTGGCCACGGATTGCGGCATTCGGCTGCAGCTGATTCAGGAAGCGAATCCGATCGCAAAGGCGCTATACGAATCCAATGTCGTCCTTTTCTACGGCTACAAGACCCTCCTGCCGCTCCTCCTGCTGTTTCTGCTCCATCGTGATCGTGCGCCCGATCGGTCGATCGTTCGCCTCGGAACAACGTTCGCCACCGCTCTTTACGCCGCCGTTGCGATCTATCACGTCATCTGGATCGCGGTCGCTGCGGCAGCTCACTTACCTTGA
- a CDS encoding YwbE family protein, whose protein sequence is MAGSGRNRSDVKPGLTVDIVLKQDQRTGKLTRGIVKDLLTNSATHPHGIKVRLQDGQVGRVQTILSEGE, encoded by the coding sequence ATGGCAGGCAGCGGGCGGAACCGCAGCGACGTTAAGCCCGGACTGACGGTGGATATCGTACTGAAGCAGGACCAGCGCACGGGCAAGCTGACTCGGGGTATCGTGAAGGATCTGTTGACGAACTCGGCCACGCACCCGCACGGCATTAAGGTGAGGCTGCAGGACGGCCAGGTCGGCAGAGTGCAGACGATTCTGAGCGAAGGCGAGTAA
- a CDS encoding cysteine hydrolase family protein, which produces MTAHLQPQDTALVIIDMQNDFCHEDGASAKRGLADIAAFQACVPKIDGLIAHARAAGVPVVFVYMTLDDTTKSEAWTNKHGTEMSIVVKGSWGADYYKLYPQPGDAVVEKHRYSGFIGTNLDLVLRSMGCKSIVLTGVLTNVCVESTARDGFMLDYNVTLVSDACAGSSPEAHAGTLANIASVFGNVLDAEQVGAVWRAAAAPIEASA; this is translated from the coding sequence ATGACTGCTCATCTTCAACCGCAAGACACCGCCCTTGTTATAATCGATATGCAAAACGACTTCTGCCACGAGGACGGTGCCTCCGCCAAGCGCGGACTGGCCGACATCGCCGCCTTCCAAGCCTGCGTGCCCAAGATCGACGGTCTGATTGCCCATGCGCGCGCCGCCGGCGTCCCCGTCGTATTCGTCTACATGACGCTGGATGACACGACCAAGTCCGAAGCTTGGACCAACAAACACGGAACCGAGATGTCCATCGTCGTTAAGGGCAGCTGGGGCGCCGACTACTACAAGCTGTATCCGCAGCCTGGAGACGCCGTCGTGGAGAAGCACCGCTACAGCGGCTTCATCGGCACGAATCTGGATCTCGTCCTGCGATCCATGGGCTGCAAATCGATCGTCCTCACCGGCGTGCTCACCAACGTGTGCGTGGAATCGACGGCGCGGGACGGCTTCATGCTCGATTACAACGTCACGCTCGTGTCCGACGCCTGCGCCGGCTCAAGCCCCGAGGCGCATGCCGGCACGCTCGCCAACATCGCGAGCGTCTTCGGCAACGTGCTGGATGCCGAGCAGGTCGGCGCGGTCTGGCGCGCAGCGGCGGCGCCGATCGAGGCGTCGGCCTGA
- a CDS encoding LysR family transcriptional regulator → MDMDGLHSFIAVARDKSISKAAQALHVTQPTLSARLRKLEEGLGVKLLDRGWDGIRLTKEGRFFLSYSVDLFQQIEEAAAILSQDGGGGILERPLEAIANEKRLRIGIESFYYPAFLPPVIEGIRTVVPDAECRFANKTSDLLTGMVDCESLDFCVNFNYVGDLHPCSRLVHYDKAVLLYPKEGYPDIRTDLSNAQLLADRPFILFDNSPLRQYSEVTERVFHYLLGRVPERFHIVNDFTVMADMLRRGFGYTFMPRSSLLHMMDAPLPFHAIEMEAEFLISPVFITYAENPSSHHPIERIAKAVTERLKAAIDVAFQGKQAYGYRRKGD, encoded by the coding sequence ATGGACATGGATGGATTGCACTCTTTTATCGCCGTTGCCAGGGACAAGAGCATTTCCAAGGCCGCGCAGGCGCTGCACGTGACGCAACCGACGCTTAGCGCCCGCCTCCGCAAGCTGGAAGAGGGCCTCGGCGTAAAGCTGCTCGATCGCGGCTGGGACGGCATCCGCCTGACCAAGGAGGGCCGGTTCTTCCTGTCCTACTCCGTCGACCTGTTCCAGCAGATCGAGGAGGCGGCGGCCATCCTGAGTCAGGACGGCGGCGGCGGCATCCTCGAGCGTCCGCTCGAGGCGATCGCGAACGAGAAGCGCCTGCGGATCGGCATCGAGTCGTTTTACTACCCGGCTTTCCTGCCTCCCGTTATCGAAGGGATCCGTACCGTCGTTCCCGATGCGGAATGCCGATTCGCGAACAAGACGTCCGACCTTTTGACGGGCATGGTGGACTGCGAGAGCCTGGATTTTTGCGTAAACTTTAATTACGTCGGCGACTTGCATCCTTGCTCGCGGCTCGTGCACTACGACAAAGCGGTGCTGTTGTATCCGAAGGAAGGGTACCCGGATATCCGGACCGACCTCTCGAACGCGCAGCTGCTCGCGGACCGGCCGTTCATTCTCTTCGACAATTCGCCGCTGCGCCAGTACAGCGAGGTGACGGAGCGGGTATTTCACTACTTGCTCGGCCGGGTGCCTGAGCGATTCCACATCGTGAACGACTTCACCGTGATGGCCGACATGCTGCGCCGCGGATTCGGCTATACGTTCATGCCCCGCTCCAGCCTGCTTCATATGATGGACGCGCCGCTGCCCTTTCACGCGATCGAGATGGAAGCGGAGTTCCTGATCTCGCCCGTATTCATCACCTACGCGGAAAACCCATCCTCGCATCATCCGATCGAGCGGATCGCCAAGGCGGTTACCGAGCGGCTAAAGGCCGCCATAGACGTGGCATTCCAAGGCAAGCAGGCATACGGCTACAGACGGAAAGGGGACTGA
- a CDS encoding LysR family transcriptional regulator, whose product MDMEGLHSFVAVAREKSISRAAQALHVTQPTLSARLKKLERDLGVSLLERSWDGIRLTKHGRFFLTYSIGMFEELEEAATLLRRREVREPEGPIDAITNALRLRVGVESFFFPAFVGPIVQGIQAADPDTECKFVTKTSDLLLNLTDCDSLDLCLHYETGPRPNLASRRLASDRLVLLYPKTGYPDILPDMSNAHLLKDERFVLFESAPLLSFPHVTSQVFLKLFGDSPDRFHIVQDIEAAIDIVVSGFGYTFMPVTSIYQLLGAPLPFRALLMPEAYLSLPILLSWPSSSSSPLPIAQLAPIMLSALQSYVRQIDPAYRLA is encoded by the coding sequence ATGGATATGGAAGGTCTGCATTCGTTCGTCGCCGTCGCCAGGGAGAAGAGCATCTCGCGCGCGGCGCAGGCACTGCATGTGACGCAGCCGACGCTGAGCGCCCGGCTCAAGAAGCTTGAGCGCGATCTCGGCGTCAGTCTGCTGGAGCGAAGCTGGGACGGCATCCGGCTCACCAAGCACGGACGCTTTTTCCTGACGTACTCGATCGGCATGTTCGAGGAGCTGGAGGAAGCCGCGACCCTGCTGCGCAGACGCGAGGTGCGCGAGCCGGAGGGGCCGATCGACGCCATCACCAACGCGCTCCGGCTGCGCGTCGGAGTGGAATCGTTCTTTTTTCCCGCGTTCGTCGGACCGATCGTTCAAGGCATTCAAGCCGCCGATCCGGATACCGAGTGCAAGTTCGTCACGAAGACGTCGGACCTGCTGCTCAACCTGACGGATTGCGACAGTCTCGACCTATGCCTTCATTACGAGACGGGACCGCGGCCGAATCTGGCGTCCCGCCGGCTCGCGAGCGATCGGCTCGTGCTGCTCTATCCGAAGACGGGCTACCCGGATATTCTGCCGGACATGAGCAACGCGCACCTGCTCAAGGACGAGCGGTTCGTGCTGTTCGAGAGCGCGCCGCTGCTGTCGTTCCCTCATGTGACGAGCCAGGTGTTCCTTAAGCTGTTCGGGGATAGCCCCGACCGCTTCCATATCGTTCAGGATATCGAAGCGGCTATTGATATCGTAGTCAGCGGGTTCGGCTATACGTTCATGCCGGTTACGTCGATTTACCAGCTCCTCGGCGCGCCGCTGCCCTTCCGTGCGCTGCTTATGCCGGAGGCGTACCTCAGCCTGCCTATCTTGCTCAGCTGGCCTTCGTCTTCGTCTTCGCCGCTGCCGATCGCGCAGCTCGCGCCGATCATGCTGTCCGCCTTGCAGTCGTACGTCCGGCAGATCGATCCGGCTTACAGGCTGGCATGA
- a CDS encoding amidase: MKTINPPLSYAPIHELAQQIESRQLSPVELAEASIERAAGLNPKLNAFVTMTAELALAQARQAEEEIMRGAYRGPLHGIPIVHKDLYYTKGIRTTCSSKILADFVPDHDATTVAKLHAAGSVLLGKVQTHEFACGASTSSPHFGPCLNPWNTDHVPGGSSGGSGAAVAAGIAYMGTGSDTGGSIRIPAACCGVVGIKPTYGRVSKHGVFPMVWSLDHAGPLTRSVKDASICLDIMSGFDAKDESTVDLPAPGMRDYGDSLKGVKLGIPTEFYYENISADVEAALHAAMAKFRELGAEIVEVKLPMIHRAQGIAMAICLGELSAIHEEWIATRPQDYGPDVRLMLESGKDLPASAYLQAQRARHLVVQDYLDALSGVDALLTPTTPITAPRAGDFEGSLQLARLTMPTNLTGLPSLSMPCGFSPAGLPVNMQLIGRPFEEATVLGIGHVYEQNTDWHTRHPAL, translated from the coding sequence TTGAAAACGATCAACCCGCCGCTGTCCTACGCCCCCATTCATGAGCTGGCGCAGCAGATCGAGAGCCGTCAGCTCTCGCCGGTAGAGCTTGCCGAAGCGTCGATCGAGCGCGCGGCCGGCTTGAATCCGAAGCTGAACGCCTTCGTCACGATGACCGCCGAGCTGGCGCTGGCACAGGCGCGTCAGGCGGAAGAAGAGATCATGCGCGGCGCATACCGCGGACCGCTGCACGGCATCCCGATCGTGCACAAGGATCTCTATTACACGAAGGGCATTCGAACGACCTGCAGCTCGAAGATTCTGGCCGACTTCGTCCCCGATCACGACGCGACGACGGTCGCCAAGCTCCATGCGGCCGGTTCCGTGCTGCTCGGCAAAGTGCAGACGCATGAATTCGCCTGCGGCGCGTCCACGAGCAGCCCACACTTCGGTCCTTGCCTGAATCCTTGGAATACGGATCACGTTCCGGGCGGCTCGAGCGGCGGCTCCGGCGCGGCTGTAGCCGCAGGCATCGCCTACATGGGCACCGGCTCCGATACCGGCGGCTCGATCCGCATCCCCGCCGCCTGCTGCGGCGTCGTCGGGATCAAGCCGACCTACGGCCGCGTCAGCAAGCACGGCGTTTTCCCGATGGTATGGTCGCTCGATCACGCCGGCCCGCTCACCCGCAGCGTGAAGGACGCCTCGATCTGCCTCGACATCATGTCGGGCTTTGATGCGAAGGACGAATCCACCGTCGATCTGCCAGCGCCTGGCATGCGCGACTACGGCGACAGCCTGAAGGGCGTGAAGCTCGGCATTCCGACCGAATTTTACTATGAAAATATAAGCGCCGATGTCGAAGCCGCCCTGCACGCCGCCATGGCCAAGTTCAGAGAGCTCGGCGCGGAGATCGTCGAAGTGAAGCTGCCGATGATCCATCGGGCGCAGGGCATCGCCATGGCGATCTGCCTGGGCGAGCTGTCCGCCATTCACGAGGAATGGATCGCGACGCGACCGCAGGACTACGGACCGGACGTCCGCCTCATGCTTGAGAGCGGCAAGGACCTGCCCGCCTCTGCCTACCTGCAGGCGCAGCGCGCCCGGCATCTCGTCGTGCAGGATTATCTGGACGCCTTGTCCGGCGTCGATGCGCTGCTCACGCCGACCACGCCGATCACGGCGCCGCGCGCGGGCGATTTCGAAGGCTCGCTGCAGCTTGCGCGGCTCACGATGCCGACCAATTTGACCGGCCTGCCGAGTCTGTCGATGCCTTGCGGCTTCTCGCCCGCGGGTCTGCCGGTCAATATGCAGCTGATCGGCCGTCCTTTCGAGGAAGCGACCGTACTCGGCATCGGCCATGTTTACGAGCAGAACACCGATTGGCACACCCGTCATCCGGCGCTGTGA
- a CDS encoding ABC transporter ATP-binding protein produces MTELLQIDRLVTEFKIGGKMVPAVREVSLQVRKGRTLVVLGESGSGKSVMLRSILNLKPTGAKLGGAIKLEGEDLLPLTDKEMAKVRGNKISMIFQDALSALDPLYRVGDQIIETIRAHRKVSKEEARKRTVELLGKVGIPAPEERMRAFPHEMSGGMRQRAVIAMALACDPDLLLADEPTTALDVTIQAQILRLFKDLQRDLGMSIVLVTHDIGVAAEMADDIAVMYAGKIVEYGRARQILSAPSHPYTVGLIEATPKRGQRGQLPAIPGQPPLITAMPEGCAFADRCHHAQDACRASQPSFTTYGESHGAACHLLQGAQPIAQ; encoded by the coding sequence ATGACGGAACTGCTGCAGATCGATCGTCTGGTGACGGAGTTCAAGATCGGAGGCAAGATGGTGCCTGCCGTAAGAGAGGTGTCGCTGCAGGTGCGCAAGGGACGGACCTTGGTCGTGCTTGGCGAGTCCGGCTCGGGCAAGAGCGTCATGCTTCGCTCCATACTAAATCTTAAGCCGACGGGCGCGAAGCTCGGCGGGGCGATCAAGCTTGAAGGCGAGGACCTGCTTCCGCTGACCGACAAGGAGATGGCGAAGGTTCGGGGCAACAAGATCTCGATGATCTTCCAGGACGCGCTGTCGGCGCTCGATCCGCTCTATCGGGTCGGCGACCAGATTATCGAGACGATCCGGGCGCATCGCAAGGTAAGCAAGGAGGAGGCGCGCAAGCGCACGGTAGAACTGCTCGGCAAGGTCGGCATTCCGGCGCCGGAGGAGCGGATGCGCGCCTTCCCGCACGAGATGAGCGGCGGCATGCGGCAGCGGGCGGTCATCGCGATGGCGCTCGCCTGTGACCCGGACCTGCTGCTGGCCGACGAGCCGACGACGGCGCTCGACGTGACGATCCAGGCGCAGATTCTGCGGCTGTTCAAGGACTTGCAGCGCGATCTCGGCATGTCGATCGTGCTCGTCACGCATGACATCGGCGTCGCGGCGGAGATGGCGGACGACATCGCGGTCATGTACGCGGGCAAGATCGTCGAGTACGGCCGAGCGCGCCAGATTCTGTCCGCGCCGTCGCATCCCTATACGGTCGGGTTGATCGAGGCGACGCCGAAGCGGGGACAGCGCGGCCAGCTGCCGGCCATTCCGGGCCAGCCGCCGCTCATCACGGCGATGCCGGAAGGCTGCGCATTCGCCGACCGCTGCCATCACGCGCAGGACGCCTGCCGGGCGTCACAGCCGTCGTTCACGACGTACGGCGAATCGCACGGCGCCGCCTGTCACCTGCTGCAAGGCGCGCAGCCGATCGCGCAGTAA